One stretch of Microvirga lotononidis DNA includes these proteins:
- a CDS encoding lytic murein transglycosylase — translation MIRGWQYRIAAFTALASLVGMAHTAQAAQCGNSAAGFENWKREFSQEAKANGVGQTAISALMNTDYATATIRADRGQKSFRLSLDQFMAKRGAPVIVSRGRSLKQSNASLFASLEQRYGVPPGPLIAIWGMETAFGTQRGNQNTLSAVATLAYDCRRSEFFTDQLYAALELIDRGVLSGSTRGSMHGEIGQTQFMPKNILQYGRGGNLDNTADALEATANFLKAHGWRAGAGYQPGEPNFRAIQAWNAASVYQQAIALIGQQIDGGTRRSAER, via the coding sequence ATGATCAGGGGCTGGCAGTACAGGATCGCCGCTTTCACCGCCTTGGCGTCGCTCGTCGGGATGGCCCACACGGCGCAGGCCGCGCAATGCGGCAACAGCGCGGCCGGGTTCGAGAACTGGAAACGGGAATTCTCGCAGGAAGCGAAAGCCAACGGCGTCGGCCAGACGGCGATCTCCGCGCTCATGAACACGGATTACGCGACCGCCACCATCCGGGCCGACCGGGGCCAGAAGAGCTTCCGGCTCTCGCTCGACCAGTTCATGGCCAAGCGCGGCGCGCCGGTGATCGTCTCGCGCGGGCGCTCGCTCAAGCAGTCGAACGCTTCGCTCTTCGCGTCCCTGGAGCAGCGCTACGGCGTCCCGCCGGGCCCGCTGATCGCCATCTGGGGCATGGAGACGGCCTTCGGAACCCAGCGCGGCAACCAGAACACGCTCTCGGCGGTGGCGACCCTCGCGTATGATTGCCGGCGGTCCGAGTTCTTCACCGACCAGCTCTACGCCGCCCTGGAGCTGATCGACCGCGGCGTCCTCTCGGGCAGCACCCGCGGATCCATGCACGGGGAGATCGGCCAGACCCAGTTCATGCCCAAGAACATCCTGCAGTACGGCCGGGGCGGCAATCTCGACAACACCGCCGATGCGCTCGAGGCCACCGCCAATTTCCTGAAGGCGCATGGCTGGCGCGCCGGCGCCGGATACCAGCCGGGCGAGCCCAATTTCAGGGCGATCCAGGCCTGGAACGCCGCATCGGTCTACCAGCAGGCCATTGCGCTGATCGGACAGCAGATCGACGGCGGCACGCGCAGGTCCGCCGAACGGTAG
- a CDS encoding GIY-YIG nuclease family protein, producing the protein MSFEKVAQFQLVKVYYVYILASRPGGALYVGVTNDLARRIWEHKTGHGSDHARRYRIDRLVYYESYPSIADAIQRETSIKRWPRVWKTNLILEMNPTWRDLYEELNA; encoded by the coding sequence GTGTCTTTCGAGAAAGTAGCTCAATTTCAGCTTGTGAAAGTGTATTACGTCTATATCCTCGCAAGCCGACCCGGTGGCGCTCTCTATGTGGGTGTTACCAATGATCTCGCGCGGCGTATATGGGAGCATAAAACCGGACACGGCAGCGATCATGCTCGGCGTTACAGGATTGATCGGCTCGTTTATTACGAAAGCTATCCGAGCATTGCAGATGCCATTCAACGCGAGACATCGATCAAGCGTTGGCCACGGGTTTGGAAGACGAACTTGATCCTTGAGATGAACCCGACTTGGCGTGATCTCTATGAAGAGCTGAACGCCTGA
- a CDS encoding adenylate/guanylate cyclase domain-containing protein, producing the protein MRVRIGYQPSITALFVAVVLAVGLSLVFLSFERARAITRSAALSFIDRVADQTTDRVDGQFKDVLDILAVLRQLKPVETGAVQDNPELTAILAALLRQHEQLYNLYVGYADGALVELDLIDRAGPGLRAQLKPPAGAVFRLTVIDTPKDGGPRRRFTSYLSSGLEILSQEEREADYDPRVRPWYQDAFKPDAGAVTEPYVFDIANLIGYTVRAPFTRGRGGIAAGDILLNDAEAFLRSQKLGQSGVVFLFDDSGTVVAHPRMSEFLSTQGANAPLDLPPLDRMLNVDISRPLDAWQRGGSPQQIFDDAHGRTYVAAFRPIKSSGSSGLRLAVVAPLDEFFAEIEESRQNLVLLALGFVLASLPVIGGIGLLLSRSMKALAAETDRIQRFDTNGPARDVRSIIREIDDLGRSVSTMRTVVRTFAAFVPKRLVQQLVATGDALRLGGSRRVVTILFTDIAGFTHITEKADPEQVMLQTSRYLAALSAVIMEHGGTVDKFVGDAVMAIWNAPADDPDHVANACAAALACREANRALNEEFEKEGWPAYRTRYGLHTGEAVVGTIGSADRMAYTVLGAAVNLAARLEPLNKDYGTEILVSDAVREHVADRFAFRMVDTIQPKGFEAKVRVYELCGALEERAEARLEDGQG; encoded by the coding sequence ATGCGGGTCCGGATCGGCTATCAACCTTCGATCACCGCGCTCTTCGTGGCGGTGGTCCTGGCCGTCGGCCTGTCCCTGGTGTTCCTGAGCTTCGAGCGGGCGCGGGCGATCACCCGTTCGGCCGCCTTGTCCTTCATCGACCGCGTCGCGGACCAGACGACGGACCGGGTGGACGGGCAGTTCAAGGACGTGCTCGACATCCTGGCCGTGCTGCGGCAGCTCAAGCCCGTCGAGACCGGCGCGGTCCAGGACAATCCGGAACTCACCGCGATCCTGGCGGCGCTCCTGCGCCAGCATGAACAGCTCTACAATCTCTATGTCGGTTATGCGGACGGCGCCCTCGTCGAACTCGACCTCATCGATCGCGCAGGGCCGGGGCTGCGCGCCCAGCTCAAGCCTCCGGCGGGTGCGGTTTTCCGCCTCACCGTCATCGATACACCGAAGGACGGCGGTCCGAGAAGGCGCTTCACCTCCTACTTGTCGTCCGGTCTCGAGATCCTGTCGCAGGAGGAGCGGGAGGCGGATTACGATCCACGTGTGCGGCCCTGGTATCAGGATGCGTTCAAGCCGGATGCCGGCGCCGTCACGGAGCCTTACGTCTTCGACATCGCCAACCTGATCGGCTACACGGTGCGTGCGCCGTTCACGCGGGGACGGGGCGGGATCGCCGCCGGCGACATCCTGCTCAACGATGCCGAAGCCTTTCTTCGCTCCCAGAAGCTCGGACAATCCGGCGTCGTGTTTCTCTTCGACGACAGCGGAACGGTCGTCGCGCATCCGCGCATGTCGGAATTCCTGTCCACGCAAGGGGCGAATGCTCCGCTCGACCTGCCGCCTCTCGATCGCATGCTGAACGTCGACATCTCTCGCCCCCTGGATGCATGGCAGCGGGGCGGCTCGCCGCAGCAGATCTTCGACGATGCCCACGGGCGCACCTATGTGGCGGCGTTCCGGCCCATCAAGAGCTCCGGCTCATCCGGACTTCGCCTGGCCGTCGTGGCGCCGCTTGACGAATTCTTCGCGGAGATCGAGGAGAGCCGGCAAAATCTCGTTCTGCTTGCGCTCGGCTTCGTTCTCGCCTCGCTCCCGGTCATCGGGGGGATCGGCCTGCTGCTCTCGCGCTCGATGAAGGCGCTCGCGGCCGAAACGGACCGCATCCAGCGATTCGACACCAATGGGCCGGCGCGGGATGTCCGTTCGATCATCCGCGAGATCGACGATCTCGGGCGGTCGGTCTCCACCATGCGGACCGTGGTGCGGACCTTCGCGGCCTTCGTTCCGAAGCGGCTGGTCCAGCAGCTCGTCGCGACCGGCGACGCCCTCCGGCTCGGCGGGTCGCGCCGCGTCGTCACGATCCTGTTCACCGACATCGCCGGTTTCACGCATATCACCGAGAAGGCCGATCCCGAGCAGGTGATGCTTCAGACGTCGCGCTATCTTGCGGCGCTCTCCGCGGTGATCATGGAGCATGGCGGCACGGTGGACAAATTCGTCGGCGATGCGGTCATGGCGATCTGGAATGCCCCTGCGGACGATCCCGATCACGTCGCCAATGCCTGCGCGGCCGCCCTGGCCTGCCGGGAGGCCAACCGGGCGCTCAACGAGGAATTCGAAAAGGAAGGCTGGCCCGCCTATCGGACACGCTACGGCCTCCATACCGGAGAGGCCGTCGTCGGCACCATCGGATCCGCCGACCGCATGGCCTACACCGTCCTCGGCGCAGCCGTGAACCTCGCCGCGCGGCTCGAGCCGCTGAACAAGGATTACGGCACCGAGATCCTGGTCAGCGACGCCGTCCGCGAGCATGTCGCGGACCGCTTCGCGTTCCGGATGGTCGATACGATTCAACCGAAGGGTTTCGAGGCGAAGGTCCGCGTCTATGAACTCTGCGGCGCGTTGGAGGAGCGTGCCGAGGCGCGGTTGGAGGATGGTCAGGGGTGA
- a CDS encoding sugar phosphate isomerase/epimerase family protein, with product MTSFRPGLCSVTFRKLAPRTIVRLAAECGIEGIEWAGDVHVLPGQFDLARHVRRLTESAGLAVVSYGSYIAPPSDDDEAFATVLETAQALGAPNIRIWPGVRNRDSATYSADERKHTAALIRRMARRAAEASVTLGLEYHPNSLTDDLASAQALMAEIDDPNVFLYWQPRPGLPLAEALDELRAIGHETSHVHVFAWDKDKARYPLSDQRAYWIDILSNAPATRWPGDRFAMLEFVRDDSPEQFRADAAVFHRMLEEAGERPSGAARSL from the coding sequence ATGACGTCGTTCAGACCCGGCCTGTGCTCCGTCACGTTCCGCAAACTTGCGCCGAGGACCATCGTCAGGCTCGCGGCCGAATGCGGCATCGAGGGGATCGAATGGGCGGGCGACGTGCACGTTCTTCCCGGTCAATTCGACCTTGCTCGCCATGTTCGACGGCTCACCGAGAGCGCCGGTCTCGCGGTCGTGTCATACGGCTCCTATATCGCGCCGCCCAGCGACGATGACGAAGCCTTCGCGACGGTCCTCGAAACCGCGCAGGCTCTCGGCGCACCGAACATTCGCATCTGGCCCGGTGTCCGCAACCGGGATTCCGCGACCTATTCGGCGGACGAGCGGAAGCACACCGCCGCGTTGATCCGGCGCATGGCACGGCGGGCGGCGGAGGCCTCGGTCACGCTCGGCCTCGAATACCATCCCAATTCCCTCACCGACGATCTCGCCTCCGCGCAGGCGCTCATGGCGGAGATCGACGATCCGAACGTGTTCCTCTACTGGCAGCCGCGCCCCGGCCTGCCCCTCGCTGAAGCGCTCGACGAGCTTCGCGCCATCGGCCACGAGACATCGCATGTGCATGTCTTCGCGTGGGACAAGGACAAGGCGCGCTATCCTTTGTCGGACCAGAGAGCGTACTGGATCGATATCCTGTCCAACGCCCCGGCGACGCGCTGGCCGGGAGACCGTTTTGCCATGCTGGAATTCGTGCGGGACGACAGCCCCGAGCAGTTCCGCGCCGATGCCGCCGTGTTTCACCGAATGTTGGAAGAGGCAGGGGAGCGCCCGTCCGGCGCCGCCCGATCTCTATAA
- a CDS encoding SPFH domain-containing protein → MSGFPARIFGALGCFLALSVALPAQADPFFVKVYGRTYKIDPRYPSDEKNGPKPQDAMKDLPADLARGPAIRPSHEEVLAEVEERLWIASNQLDAKLENAVKSRDRRNAASDTKAAKQDITDSLASGTGPGRTPELQTLYDRYRALNLLARELRRSLDLPVKTPDSGFSRPKLTPEIEASYRSQKFDPYAAYYGFRRVKAAFRSGDVELIARVTDYPLSITGKIRRTLRNRDQVLAAKETILNAAIRDAVAKSTFESVFVRDKGMMVGGGAVWITPDKASFGLGTVNLD, encoded by the coding sequence ATGAGCGGCTTCCCGGCCAGGATCTTCGGAGCGTTGGGCTGCTTCCTGGCGCTGTCCGTCGCCCTTCCGGCCCAGGCGGATCCCTTCTTCGTCAAGGTCTATGGCCGGACCTACAAGATCGATCCCCGGTATCCGTCCGACGAGAAGAACGGTCCCAAGCCGCAGGACGCCATGAAGGACCTTCCCGCCGACCTCGCGCGGGGCCCCGCAATCCGGCCCTCGCACGAGGAGGTTCTGGCGGAAGTCGAGGAAAGGCTCTGGATCGCCAGCAACCAGCTCGACGCGAAGCTCGAGAACGCGGTCAAATCCCGCGACCGGCGCAACGCGGCGTCCGACACGAAAGCCGCCAAGCAGGACATCACGGATTCGCTCGCGTCCGGTACCGGTCCGGGCCGCACTCCGGAACTACAGACGCTCTACGACCGTTACCGGGCCCTGAACCTGCTGGCGCGGGAACTGCGCCGCTCCCTCGACCTGCCGGTCAAGACGCCGGATTCCGGCTTCTCGCGGCCGAAGCTGACGCCCGAGATCGAGGCGAGCTACCGATCCCAGAAGTTCGACCCGTACGCGGCCTATTACGGCTTCCGGCGCGTGAAGGCGGCCTTTCGCTCGGGTGACGTCGAACTGATCGCCCGCGTGACCGATTATCCCCTCAGCATCACGGGCAAGATCAGGCGCACCCTGCGCAACCGCGATCAGGTGCTCGCCGCGAAGGAGACGATCCTGAACGCCGCAATCCGGGACGCAGTCGCCAAATCCACCTTCGAGAGCGTGTTCGTGCGGGACAAGGGGATGATGGTCGGCGGCGGCGCCGTCTGGATCACGCCCGACAAGGCGAGCTTCGGCTTGGGAACCGTCAACCTGGACTAA
- a CDS encoding hydroxyacid dehydrogenase → MTGLQKIAFAMDPVRTEGVLTPPLLDRLARSGTILSPEPLRTFTQGHALEILRQTEILVTGWGCPAIGRDILELAPNLRLIAHAAGTVKGFLSADVIEAGIAVTHAAEANAVPVAEFTLAAILFANKQVFRFRDIYCADRNRSRTFPMTAQPLGNFHRTIGIVGASRIGRRVIELLKPFAFRVLLHDPYVDASEAAALRVESVSLDDLMRRSDVVSIHAPALPSTQGMIDRRHLALMRDGATFINTARGIIVEQDDLIDELRTGRIDAIIDVTFPEVPEKSSALYDLPNVFLTPHIAGAIGNERERLGEYIVEEIERFMDGRPLRSAITAKALETMA, encoded by the coding sequence ATGACCGGCTTGCAAAAAATTGCATTCGCCATGGACCCTGTCCGTACGGAAGGCGTCCTCACCCCGCCCCTGCTGGACCGGCTGGCCCGCTCGGGCACGATCCTGTCGCCGGAGCCGCTGCGGACATTTACGCAAGGTCACGCCCTGGAGATCCTCCGGCAGACGGAGATCCTGGTCACCGGCTGGGGCTGCCCGGCCATCGGTCGCGACATTCTGGAGCTGGCGCCGAATCTGCGGCTGATCGCTCATGCGGCCGGGACGGTGAAGGGGTTCCTGTCGGCGGATGTGATCGAGGCAGGGATCGCGGTCACGCACGCGGCCGAGGCCAATGCCGTCCCGGTGGCCGAGTTCACCCTGGCGGCGATCCTCTTCGCCAACAAGCAGGTGTTCCGCTTCCGCGACATCTACTGCGCGGACCGCAACCGCTCGCGCACATTCCCCATGACCGCACAGCCGCTCGGGAATTTCCACCGCACCATCGGCATCGTCGGCGCCTCGCGCATCGGACGACGCGTCATCGAGCTCCTGAAGCCGTTCGCGTTCCGCGTTCTTCTTCACGATCCTTATGTCGACGCGTCCGAGGCCGCCGCGCTCAGGGTCGAGAGCGTTTCGCTCGACGACCTGATGCGGCGCTCGGACGTGGTGTCGATTCATGCCCCCGCCCTTCCGTCGACGCAGGGCATGATCGACCGCAGGCACCTGGCGCTCATGCGCGACGGCGCCACGTTCATCAACACGGCCCGCGGCATCATCGTCGAACAGGACGATCTCATCGACGAACTGCGCACCGGCCGCATCGATGCGATCATCGACGTCACCTTTCCGGAAGTGCCGGAGAAATCCTCCGCGCTCTACGACCTGCCGAACGTGTTCCTCACGCCTCACATCGCCGGCGCCATCGGCAACGAGCGCGAGCGTCTCGGCGAGTACATCGTCGAGGAGATCGAGCGGTTCATGGACGGGCGCCCGCTTCGCTCGGCCATCACGGCAAAGGCCCTGGAGACGATGGCATGA
- a CDS encoding alpha/beta fold hydrolase — MAQNVTVYFATNRMPLTDGGGQTIVDFGSEPGPIDGTAVRFGSAQASVTATRSSFIAGSLYVAPEQLIGPSIQRGSRDIFEKLRQDMQDGGRPTLVVIHGFSNTFQDAIERAAGILNFYGIDANVFSFTWPSIGTPLPTPLPYTDYFHDRGTARGSGVAIARTMRILYDFIDNLPRRAVCRQPLHLVCHSMGNYAFRYAVQALMQVPQGEPREYVRTADLPAPDAEERPVPALVALPTEAPDPNRLRRTFEQIVLAAADEDEDAFEDVKELRYLPRLGNRVTVYHTGKDWILSTLSSVTKFNGPRLGVNGPENMAIISDKVTAVDVSDAIDPSQDFESHNYYRIFPAVRDDIVAVLSGERQDKIANRDRNDMQRYSLRAPARTTRRKGR; from the coding sequence ATGGCGCAGAACGTGACGGTCTATTTCGCGACCAACCGCATGCCGCTCACCGACGGGGGCGGACAGACCATCGTCGATTTCGGTTCGGAGCCCGGGCCCATCGACGGCACGGCGGTGCGCTTCGGCTCCGCGCAGGCGAGCGTCACGGCCACGCGTTCGAGCTTCATCGCGGGGTCGCTCTACGTGGCGCCCGAACAGCTCATCGGGCCGAGCATCCAGCGGGGCAGCCGCGACATCTTCGAGAAGCTGCGGCAGGACATGCAGGATGGCGGGCGGCCGACCCTCGTGGTGATCCACGGATTCTCGAACACCTTCCAGGACGCCATCGAGCGGGCCGCGGGCATTCTGAATTTCTACGGCATCGACGCCAACGTGTTCTCGTTCACCTGGCCGTCCATCGGCACGCCGCTGCCCACGCCCCTGCCCTACACCGATTACTTCCACGACCGCGGCACGGCGCGCGGCTCGGGAGTCGCCATCGCCCGCACGATGCGCATCCTCTACGACTTCATCGACAACCTGCCCCGCCGGGCCGTCTGCCGACAGCCGCTGCACCTCGTCTGCCACAGCATGGGGAACTACGCGTTCCGCTATGCCGTGCAGGCCCTGATGCAGGTGCCCCAGGGCGAGCCGCGCGAATATGTCCGCACGGCCGACCTGCCCGCGCCGGACGCGGAGGAACGCCCGGTCCCGGCCCTCGTCGCCCTGCCGACCGAGGCGCCCGATCCCAACCGCCTGCGCCGGACCTTCGAGCAGATCGTCCTGGCGGCCGCCGACGAGGACGAGGACGCGTTCGAGGACGTCAAGGAGCTGCGCTACCTGCCGCGCCTCGGCAACCGGGTCACCGTGTACCACACCGGCAAGGACTGGATCCTCTCCACCTTGAGCTCGGTGACCAAGTTCAACGGGCCGCGCCTGGGCGTGAACGGGCCCGAGAACATGGCGATCATCAGCGACAAGGTCACGGCCGTGGACGTGAGCGACGCCATCGATCCGAGCCAGGATTTCGAGAGCCACAATTACTACCGGATCTTTCCGGCCGTGCGGGACGACATCGTCGCCGTCCTGTCCGGCGAGCGGCAGGACAAGATCGCAAACCGCGACCGCAACGACATGCAGCGCTACAGCCTTCGGGCGCCGGCACGGACCACGCGGCGGAAAGGGCGGTAG
- a CDS encoding ABC transporter substrate-binding protein: MKTELDRRTLLKSALALGGAAAIGAPGASWAQTEGGRLRATWWGSPDRAKRTTEVGKLFTERTGIEIAGEPVGADYWTKIGTQMAGRNIADVFQLEPSSLADYAGRGAAKAMDEYVGKQLDISSFGDKMVDLCRANGKLWGVALGLNSFSLFYDQTVFEKAGIAPPTHETTWKQFADMAVDLTKAVGRPDYWGAPYGARYHYVFDVWLRQRGKRLYTEDAKLGFTVDDAKEWFSYWEDLRKRNGCVPADVQTLDQSQIERNALALGKSAMGLTYSNQLIGYQLLTKNKLGITMVPTNGPGTKSGHYYRPALIWSIGATSKNPDKAAAFISFFVNDVEAGKILGVERGVPMSPKVREAILPNLNEVERATVDYVNLLADKVSDYPPPVPVGAVEFDNNVMRKVADQVAFGQMSIADAAQHLLDDGNAVLRKVN, translated from the coding sequence ATGAAGACTGAACTCGATCGTCGTACGTTATTGAAATCGGCCTTGGCGCTGGGTGGCGCCGCAGCCATCGGCGCTCCCGGCGCGAGCTGGGCGCAGACGGAAGGCGGAAGGCTGCGCGCGACCTGGTGGGGATCGCCGGACCGCGCGAAGCGCACCACGGAGGTGGGCAAGCTCTTCACGGAGCGCACCGGCATCGAGATCGCCGGCGAGCCCGTCGGCGCCGATTACTGGACGAAGATCGGCACGCAGATGGCCGGTCGCAACATCGCCGACGTGTTCCAGCTGGAACCGAGCAGCCTCGCCGATTATGCCGGACGCGGCGCGGCGAAGGCCATGGACGAATATGTCGGCAAGCAGCTCGACATTTCGAGCTTCGGCGACAAGATGGTCGATCTCTGCCGGGCGAACGGCAAGCTTTGGGGCGTCGCGCTCGGCCTCAACTCGTTCTCTCTCTTCTATGACCAGACGGTGTTCGAGAAGGCCGGCATCGCGCCCCCGACCCACGAGACCACCTGGAAGCAGTTCGCCGACATGGCGGTCGATCTCACCAAGGCGGTGGGCCGTCCCGATTACTGGGGCGCTCCCTACGGCGCGCGCTATCACTACGTGTTCGACGTGTGGCTGCGCCAGCGCGGCAAGCGGCTTTACACGGAAGACGCCAAGCTCGGTTTCACGGTGGACGACGCGAAGGAGTGGTTCAGCTACTGGGAAGACCTGCGCAAGCGCAACGGCTGCGTACCGGCGGACGTGCAGACGCTCGACCAGTCGCAGATCGAGCGCAACGCGCTTGCGCTGGGCAAATCAGCCATGGGCCTCACCTATTCGAACCAGCTCATCGGCTACCAGCTTCTCACCAAGAACAAGCTCGGGATCACCATGGTGCCGACGAACGGCCCCGGCACGAAATCCGGCCATTACTATCGGCCGGCCCTGATCTGGAGCATCGGCGCGACCAGCAAGAACCCCGACAAGGCCGCGGCCTTCATCAGCTTCTTCGTCAACGACGTCGAAGCGGGCAAGATCCTCGGCGTCGAACGCGGCGTGCCCATGTCGCCCAAGGTGCGCGAGGCCATCCTGCCGAACCTGAATGAGGTCGAGCGCGCGACGGTCGATTACGTCAACCTCCTGGCCGACAAGGTGAGCGACTACCCGCCGCCGGTCCCGGTCGGAGCCGTCGAGTTCGACAACAACGTCATGCGCAAGGTCGCCGACCAGGTCGCCTTCGGACAGATGTCGATCGCCGACGCAGCCCAGCACCTGCTCGACGACGGCAACGCCGTGCTGCGGAAGGTGAATTAG
- a CDS encoding methyl-accepting chemotaxis protein yields the protein MPFGLRPFSSTHAKVRALDTTFATITFDPTGQIIEANDSFLSLVGYRLEEVRGQHHRILVDPADVEASSYGRFWQDLRQGQRHSAETRYRCKDGRAIWLRANYVPAVNGNGAVTQIVAFATDITAERLRQADFIGQISAINRSQAVIHFALDGTITDANELFLQTMGYELDAVKGKHHRMFVSAEYAAGSEYEALWRKLNRGEYLSGEFKRLANGGREVWLQASYNPIFDDAGRPFKIVKYASDISVAKRKAAEAAAQVAAMGRSQAVIHFDMDGIILDANQNFLDTMGYTLDEVRGRHHRMFVSSIYAASAEYASFWDSLRAGRYSAAVYQRVAKGGRDVWIQGNYNPVLDADGRPFKVVKFATDITRSMNVRGDAIQMAEQTLGNVQAIATAAEGMNVTAEAISGRMQESRNAVDGIHVRTQGADASTAKLRDAAQAMDGVVQAITVIAEKINLLALNATIEAARAGDAGRGFAVVASEVKNLANQAAQATARISGEILSMQTVSGDVEQALASISAAVTEVRGFIVETADAIDRQSAVTTEVSRNIKIAAGGVAGIARSLDEWVVGVEERRSSERTRVSRPAQIRVSGIGGKARDIACIMLNTSDTGAKISVATADVPDRFVLKVDGDDTARTCQVVRRGTGELGVRYL from the coding sequence ATGCCTTTCGGTCTGCGTCCGTTCAGCTCAACCCACGCGAAGGTTCGGGCGCTCGACACGACATTCGCAACGATCACCTTCGACCCCACGGGCCAAATCATTGAGGCGAACGACAGCTTCCTGTCGCTCGTCGGGTATCGCCTCGAGGAGGTGCGCGGCCAGCACCACCGCATCCTGGTCGATCCGGCCGACGTCGAGGCGTCCTCGTATGGCAGGTTCTGGCAGGACCTGCGTCAGGGCCAGCGCCATTCGGCGGAGACCCGGTACCGGTGCAAGGACGGGCGCGCCATCTGGCTTCGGGCGAACTACGTGCCGGCCGTCAACGGAAACGGCGCGGTCACGCAGATCGTCGCATTTGCCACGGACATCACGGCCGAGAGGCTTCGTCAGGCGGATTTCATCGGGCAGATCTCCGCGATCAACCGGTCTCAGGCCGTAATCCATTTCGCGCTCGACGGCACGATCACCGACGCGAACGAGCTCTTCCTTCAGACGATGGGCTATGAGCTCGATGCCGTGAAGGGCAAGCATCATCGCATGTTCGTTTCCGCCGAATACGCCGCCGGTTCCGAGTACGAAGCGCTGTGGCGGAAACTCAATCGCGGCGAGTATCTGTCCGGCGAGTTCAAGCGCCTCGCGAATGGAGGCCGTGAGGTCTGGCTGCAGGCCAGCTACAATCCGATCTTCGACGACGCCGGAAGGCCGTTCAAGATCGTGAAATATGCCTCGGACATCTCGGTTGCCAAGCGGAAAGCCGCCGAGGCGGCCGCTCAGGTCGCCGCAATGGGCCGCTCCCAGGCGGTCATTCACTTCGACATGGACGGCATCATCCTGGACGCGAACCAGAACTTCCTCGACACGATGGGCTATACCCTCGACGAGGTCCGGGGACGGCATCACCGCATGTTCGTGTCGAGCATCTACGCGGCGAGCGCGGAATACGCGAGCTTCTGGGATTCTCTGCGCGCGGGCCGGTATTCGGCGGCCGTCTACCAGCGTGTCGCAAAGGGCGGGCGCGACGTCTGGATTCAGGGCAACTACAACCCCGTTCTCGATGCGGATGGACGCCCCTTCAAGGTGGTCAAGTTCGCAACCGACATCACCCGCAGCATGAATGTCCGTGGCGACGCGATCCAGATGGCCGAGCAGACCCTGGGCAACGTTCAGGCGATTGCGACAGCCGCCGAAGGCATGAACGTCACGGCGGAAGCGATTTCGGGACGGATGCAGGAATCGCGCAATGCGGTCGACGGGATCCATGTGAGGACGCAAGGGGCCGACGCGTCGACGGCCAAACTGCGCGATGCCGCCCAGGCCATGGACGGCGTCGTGCAGGCCATCACGGTCATCGCCGAGAAGATCAACCTCCTGGCCCTGAACGCCACCATCGAGGCGGCGCGCGCGGGCGACGCGGGCCGGGGCTTCGCAGTGGTGGCGAGCGAGGTGAAGAACCTCGCCAACCAGGCCGCGCAGGCGACCGCGCGCATCTCGGGCGAGATCCTGTCGATGCAGACCGTCTCGGGAGACGTGGAGCAGGCGCTCGCCTCGATCAGCGCGGCGGTCACGGAGGTGAGGGGCTTCATCGTCGAAACCGCCGATGCGATCGATCGGCAAAGCGCCGTGACGACCGAAGTCTCGCGCAACATCAAGATCGCCGCCGGGGGCGTGGCCGGCATTGCCCGCAGCCTGGACGAATGGGTCGTCGGCGTGGAGGAGCGCCGTTCGAGCGAGCGCACGCGCGTGAGCCGCCCGGCGCAGATCCGGGTTTCCGGCATCGGCGGCAAGGCTCGGGACATCGCATGCATCATGCTGAACACGTCCGACACGGGCGCGAAGATCAGCGTGGCGACCGCCGATGTGCCGGATCGCTTCGTTCTCAAGGTCGACGGAGACGACACCGCGCGGACCTGCCAGGTCGTGCGCCGGGGCACGGGCGAGCTGGGCGTCCGGTATCTGTGA